The sequence tttataaaaatgacaaacagcaatggtcccaaaacagatccttgcggaacactgctggtaactgcactccaagatgaaccctgaccatcaactactactgcaaatgtgttgctggtcaaagcacagcaggttaggcagcatctcaggaatagagaattcgacgtttcgagcataagcccttcatcaggaataagagagagagccaagcaggctgagataaaaggtagggaggagggactagggggaggggcgatggaggtgggataggtggaaggaggtcaaggtgagggtgataggccggagtggggtgggggcggagaggtcaggaagaggattgcaggttaggagggcggtgctgagttgagggaaccgactgagacaaggtggggggaggggaaatgaggaagctggagaaatctgaattcataccttgtggttggagggttcccaggcggaaggtgaggcgctcctcctccagccgtcgtgtagttgtgttctgccggtggaggagtccaaggacctgcatgtcctcggtggagtgggagggggagttaaagtgttgagccacggggtgattgggttggttggttcgggcggcccagaggtgttctctgaagcgttccgcaagtaagcggcctgtctcaccaatatagaggaggccacatcgggtgcagcggatgcaatagatgatgtgtgtggaggtacaggtaaacttgtgatcaactactaccctctgtcttcttccagccagccaattcctaatccaaacctccaactccccctcaatgccatacctccgaattttttgcagtagcctaccatggggaaccttatcaaacgccttactaaaatccatatacaccacatcaaccactttaccctcatccacctccttagtcaccgtctcaaagaattcaataaggtttgtgaggcacgaccggcccttcacaaaaccatgctgactatagactggcctatagttactagggttatccctactccccttcttgaacaagggaaccacatttgctatccttcagtcttctggcactattcctgtagacaacgaggacataaaaatcaaggccaatggctctgcaatctgctcccttgcttcccagagaatcctaggataaatgccatcaggcccaggggacttatctattttcaccctttccagaatttccaacacctcttccctacatatctcaaagccatccattctaattaattgtgactcaatattcacatcggcaacaatgtcctgttcctgagtgaatactgatgaaaagtattcattcagtgtctccccaatttcttcagcctccacacacaacttcccactactatccttgacgggacctattcctaccctagtcatccttttattcttgacatatctatagaaagcctttgggttttccctaatcctattaaccaaggacttttcatgttcccTCCTTGCTACTTGAATTTTGGGAGAGATGCACAGTGAATGATCACTAGACGcattctgtgaggcagcaaaggTGCTGGTGGCCTTGGAAATTCAATGGCCTTCATTGACATTGGCATTGTTTATGATAATGTTACCTAGATAACCCTCAACTATTCTGCTGCATTGAGGTTGCTACTGTTAACACTAATCACCTCAGGGTCATGGTGGATACAGAATTCTATCATCTTTAGGATAAGAACAATAGCAAACCTGAAGTATTTTCTGTGTCAGGGAAGCAGTTTGCACTGCGCCACACTGTCTCTTCCATGCTTGCCAGAAGCGTTCGCCATCAGTGTCTTGAGCATAAGgagtgacatagagtcatagaatccccacagtgtggaagcaggtcattttggcccatcacatccacaccaatcctcctcTGCTACTCTCTGTTTTGATCCTGGTCATGCTGCTTCTGCAACCATTGATCCTTTGGTACTTTCTGTCCCCACTCTGCTCtctttggggccactgttgtgcTTTGTTGTACCCAGCAATATTTAAATTATTTGACTTTGGTATTTTCTTGGTTCTAGCCGTGGGTTAGTCAGTGGCTAACTGCCCCATTCTACTACATTTTTAGCAGAGGATTGGAGACCCATTGGAGACTAAGTCATTTATTACTGATGAATGAATATTGTTGGAatgtggctcactggttagcactgttgcctcacagcaccagggtcccaggttcaattccagccttgagcgactgtctgttggagtgtgcatattctccccgtgtctgcatgggtttcctctgggtgctctggttttctcccacagtccaaagatgcgcaggtcagatgaattggccatgctaaattgcccatagtgttatgtgtgttagtcagagggaaatgggtctgggtgggttactcttcggagggtcggtgtggactggttgggccaaagatcctgtttccaaactgtagggaagctaatctaaaCTTAAGAAAATTAGGGAGATCTAGTGGTCAGATGATCCACCACAAATGTACATGAGCAACTCCCATTCTAAATGTGAATTTGGAATTTTAGGATGACTAAAATGGCACTTGAACCTCACAGTAGGAAGTGTGGGCAGCCGTTGAAGGTAAATGGATGCTGCATAAGACATGGGGCCAGAAGTAGGTGATTCAGCCTGTTGAGTCTGTACTACCATTCATTGGGATCAAAGTTGAAccgataatcctcaattccatttttctgactccctcccataacccttgattcctttccaGATTATAAATCTACCTCAGCTTTGAGATAAAAATAACCAAAAATATTGGTTTTAtttaatgtgtttattgatggaaggAATGTGGGAAAGCAATCGCAAGAAGTGTTATAACAGGTGACTGACAATTACTGTTCTGTCTTTCTTAGGTGTCATTACAGTAATTTGGCATTTTCCCTCCTGGCTCACATTCTAGCCAATAAGGTTGCTGGATCAGAGTATCAACGTTGGATTACAGAGAATATTTTAACTAAACTAGGGATGGAGCACACTGGATTTGAGTTTACACACTCAGTCCGTTCTAAGCTAGCCGTTGGCGTTTACAGCAATGGCCAGCCAGCACAACTATATGACCTTGGTTGGTATAGACCCTCTGGCCAAATGTACTCCACGGCTGCGGACCTGGCTAAATTAGCAATGGTGCTTTTGGGAACTGTCCACAGAAATCTGCTTGAGCCTGACGCCATAAAAATGATGCTCACTCCAGTCTTCAGGTGTTCTGAGGACTACTTTGCCAGCAAAACAGGAACGCCGTGGGAAATCGATGAACTGTTTGGATACGACCTCATTAAAAAAGAGGGTGATTTGGATGGTTACTCAGCCACATTCTCCCTGATTCCGAAACTCAAATTAGGGTTTGTTATTTTGATGTCAGGTTCCCGGCCACAAGAGAAGGACTTGACTATGAGGGTTTATGAACATTTAATACCTGCAATGGAGTCTGCATTTCGACAAAGCAAAAGAGTTCTTTCTCCACCTCCCGACTCTAAGCCTTATGTCGGTTACTACACATTTGCAAACTTGACCTTTTATGAGATTAAGAAGGAGAAGGGTGGAGTATTAGTGATGCAGCAGTTTGGCCCTCATATTGAAAGCTTGATACCTGAGAGATATCGAACAATCAAACTCTGTTATTTAGAAGAGAGGGTATTTCAAATTGTATTTGAAAAGGAATACCCTTGTGTCTTGAAATTTAGCACAGCTTCAGTATCACTTGAGGCTCAAGATGGGCAACTGTTTAATTTCTTTCCGTTCAACAGGAAAGGCCTATCTCCTGGTTTTGATGCTCCAGGTCTTAATACATATAATATCCTCCGCATCAGTCAGAAACCAAGATTTTAAGAATTGACAACAGACTGCAGCTAATTTAGGAACATTTCAAAAGCCACTTATTAGAGATTGAATAATAGGAGAAGTTCTGGAGCAAGGGAGAGGACCGTTTGGTCAATCCAACCTTCTCAAAGCAGAGACTGTTTATGAAGACTCTGTCATGATGTACCACCATCTACTGATCCATTACATAACAGAACACACTAGCTGGGAATTTCCTGGGAATTGTTGCTGTTCCAGCACCAAATCTTCATTAGGATCACAGTAGGGGTGTGCAAACAACACGCTGAGGAAATTCCCAGTCAGCGTTTCTTCTGTTTCTGAGGTGATGTAACAAGGTCAGTCACATAGGGAACTCTTTCTATGGAGTCTGCTTGGGGCTGTTAATGGTTCAATTaaggagctctggctgacagtgtcagacatcctattcactctgagagttggctaTGAGGGAGCTGGAactgtcaaggactctccacaagtaaataaagggtgacttggtgacaggatacctgcttgtgtggagttatttcagtggtgacaagagAAAAGCACACGCTTAAAGAAATTTGCTcgcaacagttgtctttgagttgggggtAAGCCTTTCTGgtatcatgctgttatttgggaagcttgactcattcaatgCTGCTGTCACAGACTGGGCCCAGTTTGTGAAAAGAATGCATTTTTCTTCAGGCAAATGATATTGggtcagatgaaaagcaatgagtagtTCTCCTGACAGTTTGTGAACCacagcttttttggttattaggagcctaactgtCTCTGAGGAACCAGATgttgaaacctttcaagagttgatagaTTTTGTTACGGAATCTTACAACCCCAatcctcctctaattctgagatgttatcagttttactcagcaattcaagaTCCAGGGGAACCTGTATCAGGATTTTAAACTTggttaagacaactggcagaggcatgtgactttggtttaacccttaccaagatgctgagagaccatttagtatgtgggattaatgatgcaaccatgcaaaagcacctactagctgaagcccaactggatcTCAAACAGGCacaacaactggctttatcattggaaaatgtggcaagtggagcatataaATTGCAGATTATTCTGATGGAAGGGAACACACTCACCAGTCCAACTGAGCTTGTGAAGCACTGCTTGAGTGAAGACAATTGCATggtctcactcaggacatatcctgagcaGTGAGATTCTAGGTCAGGCCACAACAAAACCCCAAAAtaaagccaagccttggccaaacGGTTAAAATGTTCTTCAGGATGTTGGCTGGCAAGCCGTTGTAGTTGCTGCTGATATGTGGAcccaagacagcaaaagagtcccactaggcCTGAAGGAGTAAGAGAGCTCATAGGCTGACATCCAGGAGAGGGCACACCCTGGAAAGCCGACTGATATCTGGcttggaacaattaaattgctttGCAACATCTAAATCAGGtagtctagggactatcaaaggaggcAAGGCCAACTTGCATATTGAcctggaagcaattccatgattccatAGGCCTGCTCAGTGCCATTTCTCTTAAGggcaggaatagaggcagaaatcagaaggctggaaagcaaagtttgcagaatgggcagcaccggtTCTACCAATTGTGATGTTCAATGTGTCGGCTCATTTCTGTTTGCCTTTTTAAACAAACGGTAATCTGCTTTTCATGGCTGGGAAGGGGttttgtccttcatgaagctggacatgagaCATGTATACTTCCAACTGTGGTTAGATAAGGATTTCCAGAAGTAATTACAATTAATATCCGTAAGGAtttgtaccaatatacgagaCTGGCATTTGGGGTAGCATCAACCTGTGTAATTTTTCAGCAAATGATGGAAATCATTTTACAAGGTCTGTCCCAGGACGCCATTTATCTAGACATCATGTTAATTACAGGGAAGACCAATACaaagcacttagagaacttggacatagttcTCAGATGTTTCTCCCATATGGGCATATGCCTTAAAAGGGacaaatgtgtgttccaggcaccccaagtgacccaCTTTGGCTACAGAGCtgacaagactgggttacaccCATTGAAAGATAGTGAGTGCAGTCAAAGGTGACACATCAATACTGGAATTTAGGTCTTTCCTTAGGCAAGTGAATTATTCTAGAAAGTTCAtatataacctggcctccatcctgacacctttgcatcaactcttaaaaaaactagtcagccttggaaatggtcatatagccaagccatagctttcagggaagttaagaaacagcTATCACTCTCTAAGGTGCCAGCACACTACGATCAcaagtgagatctggtattgacatgcaatgcctccccaTATGGCTCGGGGTAATATGAGCTCATAGGTGGCacaatggagaggaacacccatTAGCATATGCATCTAGggctttggctaatgcagagtgtaaatacgcccaggagaaagtgaggactgctgatgctggagatcagagctgaaaaatatgttgctggaaaagcgcagcaggtcaggcaacatccaaggagcaggagaattgacgttttgggcataagcccttcttcaggaatgaggagggtgtgcctagcaggcta is a genomic window of Hemiscyllium ocellatum isolate sHemOce1 chromosome 37, sHemOce1.pat.X.cur, whole genome shotgun sequence containing:
- the LOC132833574 gene encoding putative beta-lactamase-like 1; the protein is MDLKWPHLGMAFFIVVSITMTCCFVWQYKLPKKGLNEFTLSKEPKPVQMCPRHPKPVPLVHPMPILNEALKKVDFLLRHQIHARSLPSISAIVIYNDTVLWTGNFGKRNASDELSPPPNEYTAYRIASISKIFPAIMLYKLWQEGKIASLDDPLTKYVQNFTVKNPLGNSKDLESKYEADGLLFLERREAAAKVSSVTLKRMASQLSGLPRRLRSTSLLWDGNTEMALNLLRDDLLIADPGTRCHYSNLAFSLLAHILANKVAGSEYQRWITENILTKLGMEHTGFEFTHSVRSKLAVGVYSNGQPAQLYDLGWYRPSGQMYSTAADLAKLAMVLLGTVHRNLLEPDAIKMMLTPVFRCSEDYFASKTGTPWEIDELFGYDLIKKEGDLDGYSATFSLIPKLKLGFVILMSGSRPQEKDLTMRVYEHLIPAMESAFRQSKRVLSPPPDSKPYVGYYTFANLTFYEIKKEKGGVLVMQQFGPHIESLIPERYRTIKLCYLEERVFQIVFEKEYPCVLKFSTASVSLEAQDGQLFNFFPFNRKGLSPGFDAPGLNTYNILRISQKPRF